In Pomacea canaliculata isolate SZHN2017 linkage group LG12, ASM307304v1, whole genome shotgun sequence, a single genomic region encodes these proteins:
- the LOC112553290 gene encoding beta-1,3-galactosyl-O-glycosyl-glycoprotein beta-1,6-N-acetylglucosaminyltransferase-like has protein sequence MRGMLYNIGRLEMLRKAFVLLVAIVSLCVVLLLFAVKKNNLFPFDILGKKTQEQNEWTKNFVHTKRTVPIPKVDAVNCTKIWRNDEQELRAAHDYQQSHGRQPTKNVRHYLQETANCTSYLLNGGFLSASVDENELSFPLAFSLIVHSNVEQVERLLRAVYCPHNVYCIHPDNKSSDDFHSSLRFIAGCLPNVNIVERPLSVEWGKYSVLQADVECMRLLWRHPRKWRYFINLTGQEFPLKTNKEIVRILQTFQGANDIAGCHDKKFDSRWRRFLPTPYNLSVSKGSVHIVASREYVDFVINSRVARDFYKWVAPTHIPDETFFSTMNYNPQLGVPGSHTGDVDNKTRRHFQRYKVWLYGVKNYTGVCDGKAVRNICHFGVGDVPRMVVSPHLFANKFSYDYMPLAYDCVEEWYWHKVHLENVGQAPALNLTPYQMSTIVTKRYNGPVKIWE, from the exons ATGAGGGGGATGCTTTACAATATTGGAAG GTTGGAAATGTTGAGGAAAGCATTCGTGTTATTAGTGGCCATCGTCAGTCTTTGCGTAGTTTTGCTGCTCTTTGCTGTCAAGAAAAATAACCTGTTTCCGTTTGACATCCTCGGgaagaaaacacaagaacaaaacgAATGGACGAAGAATTTTGTGCACACTAAAAGAACCGTCCCTATCCCGAAGGTGGATGCTGTCAACTGCACCAAGATCTGGAGAAACGACGAACAGGAACTGAGAGCTGCTCACGACTACCAACAGTCTCACGGGCGACAACCCACCAAGAATGTCCGCCATTACTTACAGGAGACAGCGAACTGCACGAGTTATCTCCTCAATGGAGGCTTCCTGTCAGCGTCGGTTGACGAGAACGAGTTGTCTTTCCCTCTGGCATTTAGCCTGATTGTGCACTCTAATGTCGAGCAG GTGGAGCGGCTGTTACGGGCAGTGTACTGCCCACACAACGTGTATTGCATCCACCCCGACAACAAGTCCAGCGACGACTTCCACTCCAGTCTGCGCTTCATCGCCGGTTGTCTTCCCAACGTCAACATCGTCGAGCGCCCCCTGAGTGTGGAGTGGGGCAAATACTCCGTGTTACAGGCG GATGTCGAGTGCATGCGACTGCTGTGGCGACATCCTCGCAAGTGGCGATATTTTATCAACTTAACTGGTCAAGAGTTTCCTCTGAAGACCAACAAGGAGATCGTTCGCATTCTTCAAACCTTCCAGGGTGCGAATGACATCGCCGGGTGTCACGATAA AAAGTTCGACAGCCGTTGGCGGAGGTTTCTCCCGACACCCTATAATTTATCAGTAAGCAAAGGCTCCGTACACATCGTTGCGTCACGAGAGTATGTGGACTTCGTCATCAATAGTCGTGTAGCACGTGACTTTTACAAGTGGGTCGCCCCGACCCATATTCCCGACGAAACATTCTTCAGTACCATGAACTACAACCCGCAACTAGGCGTTCCAGGATCACACACGG gtgATGTTGATAACAAGACGAGAAGACATTTTCAACGTTACAAAGTCTGGCTATACGGTGTTAAGAACTACACGGGTGTGTGCGACGGCAAAGCTGTGCGGAATATCTGTCACTTCGGGGTGGGTGACGTCCCCCGCATGGTTGTCTCCCCTCACCTGTTCGCCAACAAGTTTTCCTACGACTACATGCCGCTGGCCTACGACTGTGTGGAGGAATGGTACTGGCACAAGGTTCACCTGGAGAACGTGGGGCAGGCGCCGGCACTGAACCTCACGCCATACCAGATGTCGACGATTGTGACGAAACGTTACAACGGACCCGTCAAGATCtgggagtga
- the LOC112553292 gene encoding galactoside 2-alpha-L-fucosyltransferase 2-like, whose protein sequence is MKTKLRLHVLILCIVLLVLTWNVFRSHHHLLELAVSTFPSLESSSKSIQSRRTAHDHDSSTTLYPTTSIHHMSSKPEDTSLSKRNSDQPTTVSNPPSSCAGGWEFQSSSTISPVTNNSTTFASLNSLNGSKVICGSFSYRLGNQMFQYASLLGIALKTNRIPVFLKTSSLLYDVLRNTSIIDNSLKYSNQCNENSILEPVCCKFFPRFFELDPNKNYRIGTFLQSWRYFFEHEAEIREALKFKDSVVSQARKVVDSLRQKYNRTLTGVHVRRGDYLTKGHGYKAAPLEYLLHAMDYVRKRFGDVTFVVSSNDVPWCQEQFANTSDVTVLSANSTPAVDMMTLASLDHMIMTVGTYGWWASFLNPGVTVYYRDFVHPGTPLSKQFSPSGTDHYCPVWISLS, encoded by the exons ATGAAGACTAAACTGAGATTACATG ttTTAATCCTCTGCATCGTACTTCTTGTTCTTACCTGGAATGTGTTTAGAAGTCACCATCATCTTCTGGAGCTCGCGGTCTCTACCTTTCCTAGCCTTGAGAGCAGCAGCAAAAGCATCCAGTCAAGACGAACAGCCCACGACCATGATTCTTCCACCACCTTGTACCCGACAACTTCCATCCATCATATGTCCTCCAAGCCCGAAGATACATCTCTAAGCAAGAGAAATTCGGATCAGCCGACCACTGTGTCTAACCCCCCTAGTTCATGTGCTGGAGGCTGGGAATTCCAAAGCTCATCTACTATTTCCCCTGTCACAAACAACTCGACAACTTTCGCTTCGTTGAACAGCCTCAACGGGTCCAAGGTGATCTGCGGATCCTTCTCCTACAGGCTGGGAAATCAGATGTTTCAGTATGCTTCTCTTTTAGGCATTGCCCTCAAAACCAATAGGATACCGGTCTTTTTGAAGACTTCTTCTCTTTTATACGATGTGCTGCGTAATACCTCGATAATTGACAATTCTCTCAAATACTCAAATCAGTGCAACGAGAACTCCATATTGGAGCCCGTATGTTGCAAATTTTTTCCGCGGTTCTTCGAGCTGGATCCAAACAAGAATTATAGGATTGGAACCTTCCTCCAGTCGTGGCGATACTTCTTTGAACACGAAGCGGAAATACGCGAAGCGCTGAAGTTCAAGGACTCTGTAGTGTCCCAGGCTCGGAAGGTGGTTGACAGCCTCCGACAGAAATACAACCGCACGCTGACAGGCGTCCACGTACGAAGGGGAGACTATCTGACAAAGGGTCATGGATATAAGGCAGCTCCTTTAGAATATCTTTTGCACGCCATGGATTACGTCCGAAAACGGTTCGGTGACGTCACTTTTGTTGTCTCCTCGAATGACGTCCCATGGTGCCAGGAACAGTTTGCAAAcacaagtgacgtcactgtgctGTCGGCCAATTCAACGCCTGCTGTTGACATGATGACTCTGGCGTCACTGGATCACATGATCATGACGGTGGGCACGTACGGGTGGTGGGCTAGTTTTCTGAACCCTGGGGTCACCGTCTACTACCGAGACTTTGTACATCCGGGTACACCTCTATCAAAGCAGTTCAGCCCAAGTGGAACGGACCACTACTGTCCAGTGTGGATTTCTTTGTCGTGA